One window of the Lactobacillus sp. PV034 genome contains the following:
- a CDS encoding DNA alkylation repair protein translates to MDFQNLQNKFVQNADAKMANEMQRYMKDKFLFYGYHTPERRKIYAEDLKQEKKNKKIDWILLDQAWDDPHREMQYFACDYLIALKKYLEFSDMSKIENYIRTKSWWDTIDSLIKPIGYLGLKDNRIADLMLTWSKDSNLWIRRVAIEHQLLRKEKLDTELLERIILNNLNSNEFFINKAIGWALRDYSKTNPNWVKIFIEKYSDKLAPLSIKEGSKYL, encoded by the coding sequence ATGGACTTTCAAAATTTACAAAATAAATTTGTGCAAAATGCCGATGCAAAAATGGCTAATGAAATGCAGCGGTATATGAAAGACAAATTTTTGTTTTATGGGTACCATACTCCTGAACGGCGAAAAATATATGCTGAGGATCTAAAGCAGGAAAAGAAAAATAAAAAAATTGATTGGATTTTGTTGGATCAAGCTTGGGATGATCCTCATCGCGAGATGCAATATTTTGCGTGTGATTATTTAATTGCTTTGAAAAAGTATTTAGAATTTTCAGATATGAGTAAAATTGAAAATTACATTCGAACAAAATCCTGGTGGGATACAATTGATAGTTTGATTAAACCAATCGGATATTTAGGTTTGAAAGATAATAGGATTGCAGACTTGATGCTAACTTGGTCAAAAGATAGTAATCTTTGGATACGGCGTGTTGCAATTGAACATCAGTTATTACGCAAAGAAAAATTAGATACAGAGTTATTAGAACGAATTATCCTTAATAATCTGAATAGTAATGAATTTTTTATCAACAAGGCTATTGGTTGGGCATTACGTGATTATTCAAAAACTAATCCTAATTGGGTAAAAATTTTTATCGAAAAATACTCAGATAAATTAGCTCCGCTTTCAATTAAAGAAGGTAGCAAGTATTTATAG
- a CDS encoding GntR family transcriptional regulator encodes MADLVYRSVMRDIKQKILNKEYDGMRLPDERSLSEQYHVSRSSMKRALGLLAQQGIVFKKRGSGTFINPLYLKNQALFKYDGSNLGITDSFSVPGKKQSIELLDYQVIKANSDLKQDLFLQDSDFVYQIKRLRLLDNQPFMIETGFIPIKIAPELNPEILKKSLFNYLEDTQSKTVTRSFLTITVEPSNLDDQSKLMLAPNEPVGVMEGIFFLDDGTPFEVSNMRIHYKYMKYNTFVNLNGE; translated from the coding sequence ATGGCCGATTTAGTTTATCGCTCAGTGATGCGTGACATTAAACAAAAAATTCTTAATAAAGAATATGATGGTATGCGACTGCCCGATGAAAGATCATTAAGTGAGCAATATCATGTTAGCCGCTCATCTATGAAACGTGCTCTTGGCTTGCTAGCACAACAGGGAATAGTTTTTAAAAAAAGAGGAAGCGGCACTTTTATCAATCCTTTATACTTAAAAAATCAAGCTCTTTTTAAGTATGATGGTTCCAACTTGGGAATTACCGATTCATTTAGTGTACCTGGCAAAAAGCAAAGTATTGAATTGCTAGATTATCAAGTAATTAAGGCTAATTCAGACTTAAAACAAGATTTATTCTTGCAAGACTCTGATTTCGTATATCAAATTAAACGTTTACGTTTGTTAGATAATCAGCCATTTATGATTGAAACAGGGTTTATTCCCATTAAGATTGCACCAGAACTTAATCCAGAAATCCTAAAAAAATCTTTGTTTAACTACCTGGAAGATACGCAGTCTAAAACTGTAACTCGTTCATTTTTAACAATTACTGTAGAACCGTCTAATTTAGATGATCAGTCCAAGTTAATGTTAGCTCCTAATGAACCTGTTGGTGTAATGGAGGGAATCTTTTTCTTAGATGATGGAACTCCTTTTGAAGTTTCAAATATGCGCATTCATTATAAGTACATGAAATATAATACTTTTGTGAACTTGAATGGAGAGTAA
- a CDS encoding nucleoside hydrolase, which translates to MVLLERTEKSNDKKRVILSTDPGIDDIAATTFLLFDPQVDLRMIVATWGNVSLKYTLQNALKLETFLHTKVPVVVGANQPLVRPAISAASVHGETGIAGYEFPKEDTSLIKKGLAATLMHEEIQNSPEKVTLMGIGPLTDFALLFKQYPEDLEKIEEIVIMGGNIGHGNHSPFAEYNIAGDPEAAQIVLQSGLPTRIAPLEIGNKAHITASELDKIKACGEVGNMLYSLFSNIHEPDGDERIKIYDPTAVGILLHPEFFDLKPAHIEIELAGRYTYGASVMDFLSDNPNTEVAADVDTQKFAEWFIEEIKQADQGRK; encoded by the coding sequence ATAGTCTTACTAGAAAGGACGGAAAAGAGCAATGACAAAAAGAGAGTAATTTTAAGTACTGATCCAGGAATTGATGATATTGCCGCAACAACATTTTTACTTTTTGATCCTCAAGTTGATCTCCGTATGATTGTAGCGACATGGGGCAATGTGTCTTTAAAGTATACGCTTCAAAATGCTTTAAAATTAGAAACTTTTTTACATACTAAAGTTCCAGTTGTAGTTGGAGCAAATCAACCTTTGGTACGTCCAGCTATCAGTGCTGCATCTGTTCATGGTGAAACTGGAATTGCGGGTTACGAATTTCCTAAGGAAGATACTAGCTTAATTAAAAAGGGGTTAGCTGCAACTTTAATGCACGAAGAAATTCAAAATAGTCCTGAAAAAGTCACATTGATGGGAATTGGACCCTTAACTGATTTTGCTTTACTTTTTAAGCAATATCCTGAAGATCTTGAAAAAATTGAAGAAATTGTAATTATGGGTGGAAATATTGGTCACGGTAACCACAGCCCATTTGCTGAATATAATATTGCTGGCGATCCAGAAGCTGCACAAATTGTGTTGCAAAGTGGTTTGCCAACACGCATTGCTCCACTTGAAATTGGAAATAAGGCTCACATTACTGCATCTGAATTAGATAAAATTAAGGCATGTGGTGAAGTAGGAAATATGTTGTATTCACTATTTTCTAATATTCATGAACCTGATGGTGATGAACGCATTAAAATCTATGATCCAACAGCTGTGGGAATTTTACTTCATCCTGAATTCTTTGATTTAAAACCAGCTCATATCGAAATTGAATTAGCTGGTCGCTATACTTATGGTGCTAGTGTAATGGACTTTTTAAGCGATAATCCTAATACAGAAGTAGCAGCTGATGTTGATACCCAAAAATTTGCTGAATGGTTTATTGAAGAAATTAAACAAGCAGACCAAGGGAGAAAGTAA
- the rpiA gene encoding ribose-5-phosphate isomerase RpiA — MDKKEQDQLKKEAAIKAAALVKNGSVLGVGTGSTVAFFIDALGKRKDKEGLTLKHIVTTSNRSKKQLESLGFKVDELKDIDQADLTVDGADRVDRNLDGIKGGGGALTLEKNVAINSKQNIWIVDESKVVEHLSGFPLPVEVLPISAEQNFKKFEAEGLKPQWRKNEDGSRYVTHYGNYIIDLAIEPIPVPEGLAAYLDKTVGVVEHGLFLGICDKVIIAKANGAIEIKSRI, encoded by the coding sequence ATGGATAAAAAAGAACAGGATCAATTAAAAAAAGAAGCAGCAATTAAAGCAGCTGCTTTAGTAAAAAATGGTTCAGTATTAGGAGTTGGAACTGGGTCAACGGTTGCCTTTTTCATTGATGCTTTAGGAAAGCGGAAGGATAAAGAAGGGTTAACTTTAAAACATATTGTTACAACTTCTAATCGTAGTAAAAAACAATTAGAAAGTTTGGGTTTCAAGGTTGATGAATTAAAAGATATCGATCAGGCTGACTTAACCGTTGATGGCGCTGATCGAGTAGATCGAAATCTAGATGGAATAAAAGGTGGTGGCGGTGCCTTAACTTTAGAAAAAAATGTTGCTATAAATTCAAAGCAAAATATTTGGATAGTTGACGAATCTAAAGTTGTAGAGCATTTGAGTGGTTTCCCACTTCCTGTTGAAGTTTTACCAATTTCAGCAGAGCAAAATTTTAAAAAATTTGAAGCTGAAGGCTTAAAGCCACAGTGGCGCAAGAATGAAGATGGTAGTCGCTATGTTACTCATTATGGAAACTATATCATTGATTTAGCAATAGAGCCGATTCCTGTACCAGAAGGATTGGCTGCATATCTTGATAAAACAGTCGGTGTAGTTGAACATGGTTTATTTTTAGGTATTTGCGACAAAGTTATTATTGCTAAAGCTAATGGTGCGATTGAAATAAAGAGTAGAATTTAG
- the rbsK gene encoding ribokinase: MNKVTIIGSINVDNILHIKKLPQPGETIAMTEFSKAAGGKGANQAIASVRGENETVFVGRVGDDENGRFMLDQFKENGIKVDHIAMSNNQQTGQAYILLQESGQNSIIIQHGANFDLSVEDVEAARDDIASSDFVIAQFETPIEATSAAFKIARQAGKVTILNPAPAKSNIPKELLELTDIITPNETEAQGITGIEVVDEASMAKSAQYFHDLGVKGVIITLGSTGSYVSYKDLAEIVPAFKVQPVDTTAAGDTFIGALASELKTDLSNIKDSVIYASKSSSFTVQKLGAFPSIPKREIVEKALKEEN, translated from the coding sequence ATGAATAAAGTGACTATTATTGGATCAATCAACGTTGATAATATTTTACATATCAAAAAATTACCTCAACCTGGTGAAACTATAGCCATGACAGAATTTTCTAAAGCCGCTGGTGGTAAAGGTGCTAATCAAGCAATTGCAAGTGTGCGTGGAGAAAATGAAACTGTATTTGTTGGTCGCGTTGGTGATGATGAAAATGGAAGATTTATGCTTGATCAATTTAAAGAAAATGGCATAAAGGTTGATCATATAGCAATGAGTAATAATCAACAAACTGGACAAGCCTATATCTTATTACAAGAATCGGGGCAAAACTCAATTATTATTCAGCACGGTGCTAACTTTGATTTAAGTGTAGAAGATGTGGAAGCTGCTAGAGACGATATTGCAAGTAGTGATTTTGTAATTGCTCAATTTGAAACTCCTATTGAAGCAACAAGTGCAGCTTTTAAAATTGCACGTCAAGCAGGAAAAGTAACAATCTTAAATCCTGCACCAGCAAAAAGTAATATTCCAAAAGAATTATTAGAGTTAACAGATATTATTACTCCCAACGAAACCGAAGCCCAAGGGATCACTGGGATTGAAGTTGTAGATGAAGCCTCAATGGCAAAAAGTGCGCAATACTTTCATGATTTAGGAGTAAAAGGTGTTATCATCACCTTAGGAAGTACAGGTTCATATGTTTCTTATAAAGATTTAGCAGAAATAGTTCCCGCTTTTAAAGTCCAACCAGTTGATACAACAGCAGCAGGTGATACTTTTATTGGAGCATTAGCAAGTGAATTGAAGACTGATTTAAGCAATATTAAAGATAGTGTGATTTACGCCTCTAAGTCTTCCTCATTTACGGTACAAAAGCTTGGGGCTTTTCCTTCTATCCCTAAACGAGAAATTGTAGAAAAAGCTTTGAAGGAGGAAAATTAA
- a CDS encoding Dps family protein — translation MAYPKTEQVLNQIVADLTQAHMVVHQHHWYMLGHRFIKLHFYLDKVMDQLSDQQDTVAERLIEINGSPISTYEEVLAATKIPDQKGSWDLSMDERLQLILDAYKTLRDDYEEGIKVSAAEGDDSTNDMLIEFHTAIEKRIWLIAAELGQRPGAGE, via the coding sequence ATGGCATATCCTAAAACAGAACAAGTATTAAATCAGATTGTGGCAGATTTAACTCAAGCACATATGGTAGTACACCAACATCATTGGTACATGTTAGGACACAGATTTATCAAATTACACTTTTATTTAGATAAAGTCATGGATCAATTGTCTGATCAACAAGATACGGTTGCTGAACGTTTAATTGAAATTAATGGTAGCCCAATTTCCACTTATGAAGAAGTTTTGGCAGCAACTAAGATTCCTGACCAAAAGGGTTCTTGGGACTTAAGTATGGATGAAAGACTTCAACTTATTTTAGATGCCTATAAGACTCTTCGTGACGATTATGAAGAGGGAATTAAGGTATCAGCTGCTGAAGGTGATGACTCAACTAATGATATGTTAATTGAGTTCCATACTGCAATTGAGAAGAGAATTTGGCTTATCGCAGCAGAATTGGGTCAACGTCCAGGTGCTGGTGAATAA
- a CDS encoding ABC transporter ATP-binding protein, whose translation MNTSHKSALKEENLSAERQKLSFKEFFSLINKLHPHYSRLIIGILLGLVGTAANLFVPQLAQRLINNFKSLNPQLIILALIVFIGGLIISAISGYILGVFGENVVSNLRKLVWRKLLALPVKYFDNNKTGDTTSRLVNDTSQVKQLLASTLPNALTSLFQFFGALVIMIAMDWQMTILMFVGVPLLVFAMLPILKQSRKIGRQRQDELANFSSESTTVLSEIRLVKSSNSENYEINNGHHRIHKLYAVGVKEAFINSLTQPITNMLMMILFLGILGYGAIRVMNGSMTMGALVSFLMYLFQIMSPVIIISQFFNELSKTSGSTERLQQILSENEEFLTEKKQFDIANKELKFEKVNFSYENGKQILHDINLEAKPNSVVAFAGPSGGGKSTIFALIERFYQPTSGEIKIGNENIDQIDLAHWRKQIGLVGQNSAVMPGTIKENLVYGLQKEVTEDKLWHVLKLAYADGFVKEMEDGLNTQIGERGIKLSGGQRQRIAIARAFLRDPKILMLDEATASLDSESEAMVQKALNELMKNRTTLVIAHRLSTIVDADRIYFIDHGTVDGAGTHEELIKSTPKYAKYVKSQFKK comes from the coding sequence ATGAACACTTCACATAAGAGTGCGCTTAAAGAAGAGAATTTAAGCGCAGAACGACAAAAATTAAGTTTTAAAGAATTTTTTAGTTTAATTAATAAATTGCATCCACATTATTCACGATTAATAATCGGTATTTTATTAGGACTTGTGGGAACAGCTGCCAATCTTTTTGTTCCTCAATTAGCTCAGCGTTTAATTAATAATTTTAAGTCACTTAATCCACAGTTAATTATTCTCGCTCTAATTGTCTTCATTGGCGGGCTAATTATTAGTGCTATCTCTGGCTATATTTTAGGAGTTTTTGGTGAAAATGTGGTGTCTAATTTGCGCAAGTTAGTTTGGAGAAAATTACTTGCCTTACCAGTTAAATATTTTGATAATAATAAAACTGGTGATACAACTTCGCGATTAGTAAATGATACTTCACAGGTAAAACAGCTATTAGCTTCAACTTTGCCCAATGCTTTGACTTCTTTATTTCAATTCTTTGGTGCACTTGTAATTATGATTGCCATGGATTGGCAAATGACTATTTTAATGTTTGTGGGAGTTCCACTTTTGGTATTTGCAATGCTTCCAATTTTAAAACAATCTCGCAAGATTGGACGTCAACGTCAAGATGAATTAGCTAATTTTTCCAGTGAATCAACAACGGTCTTAAGTGAAATAAGACTAGTTAAATCATCGAATAGTGAAAACTATGAAATTAACAATGGCCACCATCGTATTCATAAGTTATACGCGGTAGGAGTAAAAGAAGCATTTATTAATTCGCTTACTCAACCGATTACTAATATGTTGATGATGATTCTATTTTTGGGAATTCTTGGTTATGGTGCAATACGGGTGATGAATGGGTCAATGACTATGGGAGCTCTGGTTTCATTCTTAATGTATCTTTTCCAAATTATGAGTCCCGTAATAATTATTAGTCAATTTTTTAACGAATTATCAAAAACTAGTGGGTCAACTGAACGTCTGCAGCAAATTCTTAGCGAAAATGAAGAATTTCTTACTGAGAAGAAGCAATTTGATATTGCAAACAAAGAGTTAAAATTTGAAAAAGTGAACTTTTCTTATGAAAATGGTAAACAGATTCTCCATGATATCAATTTAGAGGCTAAACCCAATTCTGTAGTCGCTTTTGCAGGACCATCTGGCGGAGGTAAATCAACCATTTTTGCTTTAATTGAGCGTTTTTACCAGCCTACATCTGGTGAAATAAAAATTGGTAATGAAAATATTGATCAAATTGATTTAGCTCATTGGCGTAAGCAAATTGGTTTAGTAGGCCAAAACTCAGCCGTCATGCCAGGAACTATTAAAGAAAATTTAGTTTATGGACTCCAAAAAGAAGTTACTGAAGATAAATTATGGCATGTATTGAAGTTAGCATATGCAGATGGTTTTGTTAAAGAAATGGAAGATGGACTGAACACGCAAATTGGGGAACGTGGAATAAAACTATCGGGTGGTCAAAGACAAAGAATTGCAATTGCAAGAGCATTCTTACGCGATCCTAAGATTCTAATGCTTGATGAAGCAACAGCTAGTTTGGATTCAGAATCTGAAGCAATGGTACAAAAGGCGTTAAATGAATTAATGAAAAATAGAACCACCTTAGTTATAGCCCATCGACTAAGTACAATTGTTGATGCGGACAGAATATACTTTATTGATCATGGTACTGTAGACGGCGCTGGTACGCATGAAGAATTAATTAAATCTACACCTAAATATGCTAAATATGTGAAGAGTCAATTTAAAAAATAA
- a CDS encoding MarR family winged helix-turn-helix transcriptional regulator produces the protein MVNKKEKFEEANQLFRIYMKNTQRIFNSYAAQMNLTTQQARSLAYIERHPGLIQRELGQKFCVRNASITNMVKNLERDGYVERKKDKESARIKRIYLTQKGKESVEQINLFFTKVNEQLLHNIDEHDLDMINKAMKHIIKDMEKINFE, from the coding sequence ATGGTGAATAAAAAAGAAAAATTTGAAGAAGCTAATCAACTCTTTAGAATATATATGAAAAATACGCAGCGAATTTTTAATTCTTATGCTGCACAGATGAACTTGACCACGCAGCAAGCTCGGTCGCTAGCCTATATAGAGCGTCATCCCGGTTTAATTCAAAGAGAATTGGGACAAAAATTTTGTGTAAGAAATGCATCTATCACTAATATGGTTAAAAATCTTGAACGAGATGGCTATGTTGAGCGGAAAAAAGATAAAGAGTCAGCACGCATCAAACGTATCTATTTAACTCAAAAGGGCAAAGAGAGTGTTGAACAAATTAATCTATTTTTTACTAAGGTGAACGAACAACTCTTACATAATATTGATGAGCATGACCTTGATATGATAAATAAAGCCATGAAACATATTATTAAAGACATGGAGAAGATAAATTTTGAATAA